A window of Halostella salina contains these coding sequences:
- a CDS encoding tRNA-dihydrouridine synthase produces the protein MFRPRVALASLSGEADADWALAARAYAGAAFLGGIAIDEASREAAREMVADRDRTEFLPADPFVFVDDQLAALDGEPIRAGINVRSATVDPVRDAARICADHGAVLEVNAHCRQAELCAAGCGQTLLRDTERLCEYVRAAAGTGAPVSVKVRTEVPGVDLPATARRVAEAGADAVHVDAMDSEAVVADVVDRADAFVIANNGVRGRESVAEYFEYGADAVSVGRPSDDPDVLARVRRAVDELAVDAHA, from the coding sequence GTGTTCCGCCCCCGGGTCGCGCTCGCCAGCCTCAGCGGCGAGGCCGACGCCGACTGGGCGCTGGCGGCCCGGGCGTACGCGGGCGCGGCCTTTCTCGGCGGGATCGCGATAGACGAGGCGTCCCGCGAGGCCGCCCGCGAGATGGTCGCCGACCGGGACCGGACCGAGTTCCTGCCGGCCGACCCATTCGTGTTCGTCGACGACCAGCTTGCCGCACTCGACGGCGAACCGATACGTGCCGGGATCAACGTTCGGAGCGCGACGGTCGACCCGGTCCGGGACGCCGCGCGGATCTGTGCCGACCACGGCGCGGTCCTCGAAGTCAACGCCCACTGCCGGCAGGCGGAGCTCTGCGCCGCGGGCTGCGGGCAAACGCTCCTGCGCGATACGGAGCGCCTCTGCGAGTACGTCCGCGCCGCCGCCGGGACGGGCGCGCCGGTGAGCGTGAAGGTCCGCACGGAGGTGCCCGGCGTCGACCTGCCGGCGACCGCCCGGCGGGTCGCCGAGGCGGGGGCCGACGCCGTCCACGTCGACGCGATGGACTCCGAGGCGGTCGTCGCGGACGTGGTCGACCGGGCGGACGCGTTCGTGATCGCCAACAACGGCGTCCGGGGGCGCGAGAGCGTCGCGGAGTACTTCGAGTACGGCGCGGACGCGGTGAGCGTGGGCCGGCCGAGCGACGACCCCGACGTGCTCGCGCGGGTCCGTCGGGCGGTCGACGAGCTCGCCGTCGACGCCCACGCATAA
- a CDS encoding triphosphoribosyl-dephospho-CoA synthase, with protein MKTPAQNAELALLLEVAGTPKPGNVDREREYPDLRFEHFLAGAVGARDGLDMAADGAPVGEAFERAVEGMSDQRGGNTQFGALLLLVPLVQAADDLTPEGATAVTENTTVDDAAGFYRAFDHVDVDAGKLPADAEALDVRRGSDAVPDVRERGLTLYDVMAESADRDGVAREWVGGFERTFRAADRIAAGDGPVPARAADTFLWLLSRQPDTFVAKQHGTEAARSVMVRAQEAREGGPDLVAAFADSLVESNVNPGTTADIVAAALFVALERDGVDV; from the coding sequence ATGAAAACGCCGGCGCAGAACGCGGAACTCGCGCTCCTGCTCGAAGTCGCCGGGACCCCCAAGCCGGGGAACGTCGACCGAGAGCGGGAGTACCCTGACCTCCGGTTCGAACACTTCCTCGCGGGCGCGGTCGGCGCGCGCGACGGTCTCGACATGGCGGCCGACGGCGCGCCGGTCGGCGAGGCGTTCGAGCGCGCCGTCGAGGGGATGAGCGACCAGCGCGGCGGCAACACGCAGTTCGGCGCGTTGCTCCTGCTCGTTCCGCTCGTTCAGGCGGCCGACGACCTCACGCCCGAGGGAGCGACCGCGGTCACGGAGAACACGACGGTCGACGACGCCGCCGGCTTCTACCGCGCGTTCGACCACGTCGACGTGGACGCGGGTAAGCTACCCGCGGACGCCGAGGCGCTGGACGTGCGTCGGGGGAGCGACGCGGTCCCCGATGTCCGCGAGCGGGGCCTGACGCTGTACGACGTGATGGCCGAGAGCGCCGACCGCGACGGCGTCGCCCGGGAGTGGGTCGGCGGCTTCGAGCGCACGTTCCGTGCCGCGGACCGCATCGCCGCGGGTGACGGCCCGGTCCCCGCCCGGGCGGCCGACACGTTCCTCTGGCTGCTGTCGCGGCAGCCCGACACGTTCGTCGCCAAGCAACACGGGACCGAGGCGGCCCGGAGCGTCATGGTCCGGGCACAGGAGGCCCGGGAGGGCGGTCCGGACCTCGTCGCCGCCTTCGCCGACTCGCTGGTCGAGTCGAACGTGAATCCCGGAACGACGGCCGACATCGTGGCGGCGGCGCTGTTCGTCGCGCTCGAACGGGACGGTGTCGACGTGTGA